From Enterococcus mundtii, the proteins below share one genomic window:
- a CDS encoding ABC transporter permease/substrate-binding protein — protein MNTFIETLNERKEELFAATFQHLSISLIALLIAAVIAIPLAIWAVNHKRMAEFLLQVTSVLQTIPSLALLGLLIPFVGIGTLPALIALILYALLPIFQSTYIGLAEIDPSIEEAAVAFGMSRFRRLIKVELPIALPVIISGIRTALVLIIGTATLAALIGAGGLGTFILLGIDRNTPVLTLIGAISSALLAIVFSSLIRLLQHLKPRYTMITLGLILTLVAGASIYQTGFLKQEKITIAGKLGAEPDILIQMYKGLIEEETEAEVELKPNFGKTSFLFSALENKQIDIYPEFTGTVLESLVTVPESVKDQKLTKEETYHEANKLLNEQFSMTLLSPMAYQNTYALAVKRDFADEHQLKSISDLAKIENQIKAGFTLEFIDRADGYKGIQELYQLDFPSVQSMEPSLRYQAINNGDVNVVDAYSTDSELKQYDLVVLEDDRGLFPTYQGAPLMNEDFANDHPEVVAALEKLSGKITEEQMQTMNYQVNVEKKQPAEVARQFLVDQGLVKEGNN, from the coding sequence ATGAATACGTTTATCGAAACGCTCAATGAGAGAAAAGAAGAATTATTCGCAGCAACATTTCAGCACTTATCTATTTCATTGATTGCATTATTGATTGCCGCAGTAATTGCGATCCCACTTGCTATTTGGGCAGTCAACCATAAAAGAATGGCAGAATTTTTGTTACAAGTAACGAGTGTACTGCAAACCATTCCCTCACTTGCACTTTTAGGATTATTGATTCCATTTGTAGGGATCGGCACTTTACCGGCGTTGATCGCCTTGATTTTATATGCCTTATTACCAATATTTCAAAGCACTTATATAGGGTTAGCAGAAATCGATCCATCAATCGAAGAAGCAGCAGTTGCTTTTGGGATGTCTCGTTTTCGAAGATTGATCAAAGTAGAGTTACCCATCGCGCTGCCTGTCATAATCTCAGGTATCCGCACTGCGTTGGTATTGATCATTGGGACAGCAACATTAGCAGCCTTGATCGGTGCAGGCGGGCTAGGAACATTTATCTTGTTAGGGATCGATCGGAATACACCTGTTTTAACTTTGATCGGCGCAATCAGTTCTGCCTTGTTAGCCATTGTTTTCAGTAGCTTGATCCGTCTATTACAACACTTGAAACCTCGTTATACGATGATCACTTTAGGCTTGATTTTGACTTTAGTCGCAGGTGCTTCCATATATCAAACTGGTTTCTTGAAACAAGAGAAAATCACGATTGCCGGTAAGCTTGGTGCAGAACCAGATATATTGATCCAGATGTACAAAGGGTTGATCGAAGAAGAAACCGAAGCGGAAGTCGAATTAAAACCGAATTTCGGCAAAACGAGTTTTTTATTCAGTGCTTTAGAAAACAAACAAATCGATATTTATCCAGAGTTTACTGGAACAGTATTAGAGAGTTTGGTTACAGTTCCTGAATCAGTCAAGGACCAAAAATTAACCAAAGAAGAAACTTATCATGAGGCCAATAAACTGTTAAATGAACAGTTCTCAATGACACTTTTAAGTCCGATGGCTTATCAAAACACATATGCTCTTGCTGTTAAACGTGACTTTGCGGATGAACACCAATTAAAATCAATTTCTGATTTAGCTAAAATCGAGAATCAAATCAAGGCAGGATTCACGTTAGAATTTATCGATCGTGCGGATGGGTACAAAGGGATACAGGAACTTTATCAGTTAGATTTTCCGAGTGTCCAAAGCATGGAACCTAGTTTACGTTATCAAGCAATAAATAATGGCGATGTCAATGTTGTGGATGCCTATTCGACCGACAGTGAACTGAAACAATACGATTTAGTCGTCCTAGAAGATGATCGGGGATTGTTCCCTACGTACCAAGGCGCACCATTGATGAATGAAGATTTTGCCAATGACCATCCAGAAGTCGTGGCTGCTCTAGAGAAACTTAGCGGTAAAATAACTGAGGAACAGATGCAAACGATGAATTATCAAGTAAATGTCGAGAAAAAACAACCAGCTGAAGTGGCAAGACAATTTCTGGTTGACCAAGGGTTAGTGAAGGAGGGTAACAATTGA
- a CDS encoding zinc-binding alcohol dehydrogenase family protein, translating to MINRPSSMKRFGFTCETPYPQLIEEDIMVPKPGEHDLLIEVVALSINPVDTKRREIVKEKTFTVLGYDSVGYVREMGSAVKDFKLNDRVYYAGTTQREGSQQEYQIVDARIVAKAPKNLSDEAAAGIPLTALTAYELLFEKFQLVPQEKANEGKELLVINGGGGVGSIMTQLAKWTGMKVYATASPQNFRWLEKNGVDVPIDYHHSLYDQLKQAGSDGVDYIAVLYDIESYLPEIKKIIQPLGHIGMIVNTKEKIDWNEYKNDSISFHWEYVFTKTDHNKEIATQGAILETLTKLFEENKLHSHVTTVYSDGINRASLEQAMKLVSEGGQQGKVVLSGGFKTSGSLDLQDI from the coding sequence ATGATAAATAGACCCTCATCAATGAAAAGGTTTGGTTTTACTTGTGAGACCCCTTATCCGCAATTGATTGAAGAAGATATTATGGTACCAAAACCTGGCGAACACGACTTATTGATCGAAGTTGTAGCACTTTCGATCAATCCTGTAGATACGAAGCGAAGAGAAATCGTCAAAGAAAAAACATTTACCGTACTCGGCTATGATAGCGTGGGTTATGTTCGGGAAATGGGCTCGGCTGTAAAGGATTTCAAGCTAAATGACCGTGTCTATTATGCAGGAACGACTCAACGTGAAGGGAGTCAACAAGAGTATCAAATCGTTGATGCACGGATCGTTGCGAAAGCTCCTAAGAATCTTAGTGACGAAGCCGCTGCTGGGATTCCATTGACTGCACTTACTGCCTATGAATTGCTATTTGAAAAGTTTCAATTAGTTCCTCAAGAAAAAGCGAATGAAGGGAAAGAGCTTTTGGTGATCAATGGGGGAGGTGGTGTTGGTTCGATCATGACGCAACTAGCGAAGTGGACGGGTATGAAAGTGTATGCTACCGCTAGTCCTCAAAATTTTAGATGGCTTGAAAAAAATGGCGTAGACGTTCCAATAGATTACCATCATTCTCTTTATGACCAATTAAAACAAGCTGGGAGCGATGGTGTTGACTATATCGCAGTGTTGTATGATATTGAATCCTACTTACCAGAAATAAAAAAAATCATTCAACCTCTAGGGCATATTGGCATGATCGTCAATACAAAAGAGAAAATCGATTGGAATGAATATAAAAATGATTCAATCAGCTTCCATTGGGAGTATGTTTTCACAAAAACAGATCATAATAAAGAAATCGCAACACAAGGCGCGATCCTAGAGACATTGACAAAGTTATTTGAAGAAAATAAACTTCATAGCCACGTAACAACTGTTTACTCAGACGGTATCAACCGAGCTTCACTTGAACAAGCGATGAAGTTGGTGAGTGAAGGTGGCCAACAAGGAAAAGTCGTTCTGTCGGGTGGGTTCAAAACCAGTGGTTCACTGGATCTACAAGACATCTAG
- a CDS encoding LacI family DNA-binding transcriptional regulator has product MPTLADVAKRANVSKMTVSRVINHPEQVTDELKELVFTAMAELDYRPNIAAKALVSNRSQIIKLFILEEIDTTEPYYMNLLMGIAKRIGKEHYSLQLVTNDAFDVGSCDGYIITGVRQRDFDWINRLEKPVVLFGENRMGYDYVDSDNQYGTAKATQYALEVGYQTVVYIGIDEAEPFELSREAGYLKVMEEAGLTPKMLRFDNHSTTPEKYITEHWDEFSDKTCFVCSSDRLALGIVRGITQVGGQLPDQFGVIGFDGVFLDQISSPKLTTVKQDIIRMGEVCGEMLLKKITEKGASQGYRHFFPELIIRETTRKLNKTNA; this is encoded by the coding sequence ATGCCAACATTGGCAGATGTAGCGAAACGAGCAAATGTCTCAAAAATGACGGTTTCTCGGGTGATCAATCATCCAGAGCAAGTCACTGATGAGCTAAAGGAACTAGTTTTTACCGCCATGGCTGAATTGGATTATCGTCCGAATATTGCAGCAAAAGCGTTAGTTTCAAACCGTTCACAGATCATCAAGTTGTTTATTCTTGAGGAAATCGATACCACGGAACCCTATTATATGAATTTACTTATGGGGATTGCCAAAAGGATTGGTAAAGAGCACTATTCCTTGCAATTAGTGACCAACGATGCTTTTGATGTTGGGTCCTGCGATGGTTATATCATCACTGGCGTGCGTCAAAGAGATTTTGATTGGATCAATCGTCTAGAAAAGCCAGTTGTGTTATTTGGTGAAAATCGTATGGGCTATGATTATGTTGATAGCGATAATCAATACGGAACCGCCAAAGCGACACAATATGCCTTAGAAGTTGGTTATCAAACGGTTGTTTATATCGGCATCGATGAAGCAGAACCTTTTGAACTATCTAGAGAAGCGGGCTATCTAAAAGTGATGGAAGAGGCTGGGCTAACTCCGAAAATGCTGCGTTTTGATAATCATTCCACCACACCAGAAAAATATATCACAGAACATTGGGATGAATTTTCAGATAAAACGTGTTTTGTTTGCAGTTCTGATCGCTTAGCGCTTGGTATCGTTCGTGGCATCACACAAGTTGGTGGGCAGTTACCCGATCAATTTGGCGTCATTGGTTTTGATGGCGTATTTCTTGATCAAATCAGTTCCCCAAAACTGACTACCGTTAAACAAGACATCATTCGTATGGGGGAAGTGTGCGGCGAAATGTTATTAAAGAAAATTACTGAAAAAGGAGCAAGCCAAGGATATCGCCACTTTTTCCCAGAATTGATCATTCGTGAAACGACAAGAAAGTTAAATAAGACTAACGCTTAG
- a CDS encoding YitT family protein: MKQVKFLLDLCGIILGAALYGLAVTGINLPSKLADGGVTGIALLLNHLFGFAPSITSLIINLPLLLISLFIFGKHAFIRTIVGTFSLVFFLHVWENLNVHFAVGNLLVNSLMTGILSGIGCGLVFRFGGSTGGTDIVYQAIEKYYHVNIGKSLFVITFGILVVSLLYLDFTHFAYTLLSCSILSYTLNKVKYFRFANPFKKITAPSPTVNQLEPLEDSYID, from the coding sequence ATGAAACAAGTAAAATTTTTATTAGACTTATGTGGAATTATTTTGGGGGCTGCTCTTTATGGATTAGCGGTAACCGGAATCAATCTCCCTTCAAAATTAGCTGACGGTGGTGTCACAGGAATTGCTCTTTTACTTAATCATTTATTTGGCTTTGCGCCTTCCATCACCTCACTGATCATAAATTTACCTTTATTGCTGATTTCCTTGTTTATTTTTGGAAAACATGCATTTATTCGAACGATCGTCGGAACATTTTCTCTAGTCTTCTTCTTGCATGTATGGGAAAATTTAAATGTCCACTTTGCTGTTGGAAATCTTTTAGTGAATAGTCTAATGACTGGCATTCTTTCGGGAATCGGTTGTGGCTTAGTTTTTCGTTTTGGGGGCAGCACTGGCGGAACAGATATCGTTTATCAAGCAATTGAAAAATATTATCATGTGAATATCGGGAAAAGTCTATTTGTTATCACGTTTGGGATTTTAGTTGTGTCTTTGTTGTATTTGGATTTTACGCATTTTGCCTATACTCTTTTGAGTTGCTCAATTTTATCTTATACATTGAATAAAGTGAAGTACTTCCGCTTCGCTAATCCTTTCAAAAAAATCACAGCTCCATCCCCAACAGTCAATCAATTAGAGCCTCTGGAAGATTCATATATAGATTGA